Genomic DNA from Chthoniobacterales bacterium:
CCCGTCGCCGGTAGTGCGGCACGCGCAATCCTTGGATCGTCAGCTCCCGCACCGCGAGGAAGCGGTTGTGCGGCGTCCCATCCGCCGCGCGGCCGTTCTGGAAATCAATCACCCGGGCCCGCGCATGGTGCACCAGGTTGCGCTCGTCGCGCCATTCCATCGGAACACCATTGCGGATGAAGTCGTGGAACTCTTTATTTTGTTGCACCAGCGATCGCGCGAAATCCACCCGCGTTAGTTTTTCCACTGCCTGCTCGCGGGCGATTTCGGGCAACTGCGGATTCAGCGCCTCCAAGGCCCGGCGCAAGTCGCGGGTCAGAACGATCTCGCGGTCGTCTGTGCGTCCGAGTGTGCCGTTGGCCCCGAAGGTTTCCTGCTTGTGCGCATAGACGCTGTCCCAACCAAGCACCTTCTCCAAGTGCTCGGCAAAGGTCTTTTGCACCAGCCGGTCTTCGCTGTTGATGCCGGTGACCATGGCAATTCAGAAAAGCTCCTGCTGCAGTTGGTGCGGCAACGGCAACACCCCGATGATGACCCAAGGATTCGGGGCGCGCAGATGGAAGCTCTGCGTCGTTCCGAGGAAGAAATGCAGGTCCGTCTTGGTGAATTTGTCGAAATACATTTGTTTCACCTTGGCGAGAGCAGCTTCTTCATCGCCCCGGGCCGCCTTGCGGCATTTGTCGAAAAGTGCGCCGATCTCCCAATCCAGAATCTGCAGTTTGCTCTTGGTGCCATCGGCGTCCTCGAAGCGGTAGGAAAAGCTGTAGGGAAGTTTGGGGATTACCTTGAAAGTTTTGCGCCACGCTTCCTCGTCGAACAGCTCGCCCTGACTGGCCAAGTTTCGCATCTCGGCCAGCTTCTCCGCGTCCCATTCCCGATCCTCCTCCTCCCATACGAAATCCAAAATGCGTGCGGGTTTGAAGATGGCCAGTGATCGCTTGTTGGCTTTGGCGTCCTTGATCAACGAGTCCAGCCGCTTGAACACCTTGCCGCGACCTAAAAGAACATTGCGGCGCCCGCGCCATTTGTCTTCCGTGCCAAGGTGGTCGACTTTCTTGATCTGCCGCAGGTCGGTCGGGTGATAGCTCTCGGGCCGGGGATCTTTTTCATTGCGCACCAAATCGCACTCGATCCAGTCGTATTTCCTGTATTGCTCCTTCTCGCCGAGGCGACGGAAAGGCACCGGGTAAATGCGCACCCATGATCCATCCTCCCGCAAGCCGGCGGTGCAGACCGTTTCGCCATACTTGCGCGAGAGCGTCGGATACGTTTTGACCGTGATCAGGACGCGCTCTTTGGGCATGGCGTTGGTTCCGGCTTACAAATGCAAGGGCTTCAATCTCTGCGGGTCCACTTGCTCCAAGGCTTCGGCCACGCAGTGGCGATGGCATTGGTGCGGCAGTTTTTCGAAGCAGGTCAGCGCCACGCGATAACCCTCGTTGATCCACGAGCGGATGCGGGCCAGCGGGGCAGCTTGGTGTGGCAGGCTCTCGCGTTCATATACCTCGAACAATGCGTCGTAATCCTCCTGCGTGTTCAGCTCGCGGCGCTGGTCGGAGGCGATGCCGAGTTCCGGAAGATGCTCGTAGCGGATACCTACATTTTCACAAGCATGGCTCAACGTGCCTTTGGAAAAACCGTATTTGCGGCTCAGCGGATTGCGCCGCACATCGCAGAGCAGCGTCACGCCGGCGCGCAGCAGCCGGTTGAGATAATTCTCCAGCGTGCTGCCTTCGTAGCCGATTGTGCAAAGACCCGGCGCAGTGGCGGCAGGGCGGGCTGTTTCGATGGCGCGCAGCGCGGCGGCATCCGAAGCCAACACGCGCCCGGCGATCTCACTGCGGGTGGCGTAGTAGGGATGACGACGATACGCCTCGGCCACAAGAGCGTCGCCGCGCAAGGCGGCGTGAGTCTGGGCGAAACGATCCAGGCCCATGCGCAGGGATGTAGCGACCTTTGCTTGAACTTTGCCCTCGGGAGTCAGTCGCCACGCCCGCTCGTCATCGGCCAGCAGCCCGCGCTCAATCAAGCGGCGCTTATCGGCATACGACGTGAAGGAAAATCCGCCGAACCGGTAGGGCACGAATTCGTAGGGCGCTTCCACCCCCGGCTCTTGGCAATAAAGGAAAAGCAGTTTTTGGTAATCCTGACCGCCCACGTCGCCGCCCAACGCATCGAGCAGTGCGAGCAGGTGCTTTTGCCGTTCGTAAAGCATGCGTCAGATTAGGCACCGCGATCTCATACTTCAATCTCGCCGCTCATCAGGCGAGGTAGCAGCAGATCGCGCGCGGCGCGGAGTTTTTGGTTTTGGCCCTTGAGGACTTGAATCTGTTTCAAAAACGCCGCGACCTGCTCGTCGAAAGCCTCAAAAAGACGCTGCGGAGGAAGCAGGATTGTAAGGTCCCGAAACTTGCCGCGGCTCACCTCAGGAAACGTGCTACCACTACCCATAGCCCGGATTTCGTCAGTGCGATGTCTTAGGTGAAACAGCAAATAGTGGGCCAGAGAAGGCTGGTGGGCCACAATTGAGATGAAGCCCTGGTTGGTGCAGACTTCACGATATGCGATCGCGAAAAATCCAACTGATGCACGGCTTGTCATCAACACCGCGTGTGCTTTGACCAGTTTCGCTGAACTGTTCTCAAGGCCCGCGTCTGTAATTTTTCGGGCAGTGTCCATCAGCACAAGATGGTCGTTTCGAGTCACATCCGTTGGCGTCACCCATGGGATTTCTCCATTTTCCCAATAGTTCGCGACTTTGCTTGATGGTGTTCCGCCGCCTATGCAATCAGCGACATCGCCGACTCGATGATTCTCCCAGCCCTGCGGAACACCATCTTTGACAGGAGTGTGTTCGTGGCCGGGAAAGTGCAGGCGGACGAACCATTCCTCGTAGAGCAATCGGGCCGCTTTTTCCAAAAGCGCCATCCGCCGCCGGTTGTTTTCGATCGCCTCGTCGTAGGTGGAAAGAATTGAAGCGATGCGCGGCTGCACATCCCGATGTGGCACGCGGACATTCATTGCGTGCAATACGTTACGATCGATGCCTGGGACTGCTGCTTTGTCGCTTTTGTAATTGCCTATAACACTGCGAAGGAAGTATGCCGCAAACTTAGGATGCGTGCCCTGGAAATCGACCACATAAAGCACAGTGTTATGAGGCCAATAATCCTCTTCGAGGTAAAACACCTCCCCGAGAGTGCCATATCGTCCAGTAACGACACCCGGAGCTTTGGCCCTGCTTTCACTATGGCTGCCGGTGACGCCCGACGAAGTAACAACAGGAATGCTGCCTTTTTTTCGCAAACGCTCTGGCAGATCGTGCCCACGTTGAAGTCTTATGACGTCAACAAGCTTAGAGGTCGAGAACCGCATCCTCACAAAGCCTCCAAGTTTCTCTGAATCGTTCCCGCAAGCTCCACTGCCTCCGCATTCAGCGCCGCGAGTTCCTCATGGATTTCCGCGATGGCCTGTTCGAAATCAAAATCCTCGTCAACGGGAGGAGGTGCGACGCCCACGTAGCGTCCGGGTGTGAGGCTCCAATCGCTGGCGGCAATCTCCTGCCGTGTGACGACTTTGCATAGTCCGGGCACGGCTTGCATCTCGGCCTTAGGAAAACGGTCCTGCAACCAGACAATCTGACGATGGTAGTAGGTGGCACGCTTGATTTGGTTCACCGCGGCATGGCGCGCGGCATCGAGTTGCTTGAGAAGGCGGCCGACGGCACGCCGGTCGTAAGCGTCCGTCGCCGATTCATTCGCGGCCGCGGCGACGCGCGACG
This window encodes:
- a CDS encoding DUF488 domain-containing protein, producing the protein MLYERQKHLLALLDALGGDVGGQDYQKLLFLYCQEPGVEAPYEFVPYRFGGFSFTSYADKRRLIERGLLADDERAWRLTPEGKVQAKVATSLRMGLDRFAQTHAALRGDALVAEAYRRHPYYATRSEIAGRVLASDAAALRAIETARPAATAPGLCTIGYEGSTLENYLNRLLRAGVTLLCDVRRNPLSRKYGFSKGTLSHACENVGIRYEHLPELGIASDQRRELNTQEDYDALFEVYERESLPHQAAPLARIRSWINEGYRVALTCFEKLPHQCHRHCVAEALEQVDPQRLKPLHL
- a CDS encoding restriction endonuclease subunit S — protein: MRFSTSKLVDVIRLQRGHDLPERLRKKGSIPVVTSSGVTGSHSESRAKAPGVVTGRYGTLGEVFYLEEDYWPHNTVLYVVDFQGTHPKFAAYFLRSVIGNYKSDKAAVPGIDRNVLHAMNVRVPHRDVQPRIASILSTYDEAIENNRRRMALLEKAARLLYEEWFVRLHFPGHEHTPVKDGVPQGWENHRVGDVADCIGGGTPSSKVANYWENGEIPWVTPTDVTRNDHLVLMDTARKITDAGLENSSAKLVKAHAVLMTSRASVGFFAIAYREVCTNQGFISIVAHQPSLAHYLLFHLRHRTDEIRAMGSGSTFPEVSRGKFRDLTILLPPQRLFEAFDEQVAAFLKQIQVLKGQNQKLRAARDLLLPRLMSGEIEV